A genomic region of Rhipicephalus sanguineus isolate Rsan-2018 chromosome 1, BIME_Rsan_1.4, whole genome shotgun sequence contains the following coding sequences:
- the LOC119403180 gene encoding density-regulated protein homolog has product MSEGSTQALPTGPLPGVSYPIEVIYCGECSMPLEYCEYYPDSQKCKEWLQKNLPEEFERRLNLSDAPQTGAGGDEEKKRQKRGGKGMVKAKKRVEKDKRICLSRASRGKKKFVTVVTGLSTFDIDLKDASKFFSHKFSCGSSVTGDDEIVIQGDVKDDIFDVITEKWPEIDEDLIEDLGDQSR; this is encoded by the exons ATGTCTGAAGGAAGCACGCAAGCTCTACCAACTGGACCGTTGCCCGGCGTTTCGTACCCCATCGAGGTGATCTACTGCGGGGAGTGCTCTATGCCGCTTGAATATTGCGAGTACTATCCAGACTCGCAAAAGTGCAAAGAGTGGCTTCAAAAGAACCTTCCCGAGGAATTTGAGCGGCGACTTAACCTCAGCGATGCACCACAGACTGGAGCTGGTGGCGATGAAGAGAAGAAACGGCAAAAGCGTGGTGGCAAGGGAATGGTGAAAGCCAAAAAGAGGGTGGAAAAAGACAAACGAATTTGCCTGTCAAGAGCGTCACG AGGAAAGAAGAAGTTTGTGACTGTGGTGACCGGATTGAGTACCTTTGACATTGACCTCAAAGACGCGTCAAAATTCTTTTCCCACAAGTTCTCCTGTGGTTCGTCAGTGACTGGAGATGATGAAATTGTCATTCAGGGTGATGTAAAAGATGATATTTTTGATGTCATCACTGAAAAGTGGCCAGAAATCGATGAAGACTTAATAGAAGATCTTGGAGATCAATCTCGCTAA